From a region of the Alnus glutinosa chromosome 1, dhAlnGlut1.1, whole genome shotgun sequence genome:
- the LOC133873510 gene encoding multiple organellar RNA editing factor 2, chloroplastic-like — MALTLTLGRALSVATLRRPAALSKRLLSTITSQPPIPTLLFQSRRTLAPVRCFPSAPRFTPVRCRVNRSGGSAYSPLNSGSNFSDRPPTEMAPLFPGCDYEHWLIVMDKPGGEGATKQQMIDCYIQTLAKILGSEEEAKKKIYNVSCERYFGFGCEIDEETSNKLEGLPGVLFVLPDSYVDPEYKDYGAELFVNGEIVQRSPERQRRVEPQPQRAQDRPRYNDRTRYVRRRENSR; from the exons ATggctctaaccctaaccctaggccGAGCCCTCTCCGTCGCCACTCTCCGACGCCCAGCGGCGCTCTCCAAGCGCCTCCTCTCCACCATCACCAGCCAGCCTCCCATCCCCACTCTCCTCTTCCAATCGCGCCGAACACTCGCCCCCGTAAGATGTTTCCCGTCCGCGCCCCGGTTCACCCCGGTCCGGTGCCGCGTGAACAGGTCCGGCGGCTCCGCCTACTCTCCCCTCAACTCTGGGTCCAACTTCAGCGATCGGCCCCCCACCGAGATGGCCCCGCTCTTCCCCGGCTGCGACTATGAGCACTGGCTCATCGTCATGGACAAGCCCGGCGGCGAGGGCGCCACCAAGCAGCAGATGATCGACTGCTACATTCAAACCCTAGCTAAAATCCTCGGCAg TGAGGAGGAAGCGAAGAAGAAGATTTACAATGTTTCTTGCGAGAGGTATTTTGGATTTGGCTGTGAGATTGACGAGGAGACCTCTAACAAGCTTGAAG GCTTGCCCGGAGTTTTGTTTGTACTTCCAGATTCTTATGTGGATCCTGAATATAAAGACTATGGGG CTGAACTGTTTGTGAATGGGGAGATTGTTCAAAGGTCCCCTGAGAGACAGAGGAGGGTGGAGCCACAGCCACAGAGAGCTCAAGACCGACCAAGATACAATGACAGAACTCGGTATGTGCGTCGTAGAGAAAATTCGAGGTGA
- the LOC133873502 gene encoding cyanate hydratase — protein sequence MEESKAVTANRLLAVKRQSGKSYSQIAEETGLTNVYVAQLIRRQAQLKPDTAPVLRAALPDLTDDLLQEMMRPPMRSYDPSLIQEPTIYRLNEAVMHFGESIKEIINEEFGDGIMSAIDFFCSVDKIKGVDGKDRVVLTFDGKYLPHTEQKSEHMVSRRRLQ from the exons ATGGAAGAGAGCAAAGCAGTAACAGCGAACAGGCTACTGGCGGTGAAGCGCCAGTCCGGCAAGTCGTATAGTCAGATAGCCGAAGAGACGGGACTCACCAACGTCTACGTAGCCCAGCTGATCAGACGCCAAGCCCAGCTCAAGCCCGACACCGCCCCTGTACTACGGGCGGCGCTGCCTGACCTGACGGATGACCTCCTCCAAGAGATGATGAGGCCACCCATGCGGTCCTACGACCCCAGCTTGATCCAAGAACCCACTATCTACAG GTTGAATGAAGCGGTTATGCATTTTGGTGAGAGCATCAAGGAGATAATCAATGAGGAGTTTGGTGATGGCAT CATGTCGGCTATAGATTTCTTTTGCTCGGTTGACAAAATTAAAGGTGTGGATGGGAAGGATCGTGTAGTTCTGACATTTGATGGGAAGTATTTGCCTCACACTGAGCAG AAATCGGAGCACATGGTTTCGAGGCGGAGACTACAGTAA
- the LOC133872412 gene encoding GDSL esterase/lipase 7-like, with protein MEKPSLSLNFLHLLCLPFFLSLQSTQAQLLSVAQTVPALYVFGDSIVDSGNNLNTVVNASYLPYGYDFPSPASGRFTNGKTVADMLGLLLNLSLSIPLWASEIDKSGTTIEGFNYASATAGILPDTGCELWGNTWGMQEQIALFNKTVENYLPRQIKNPEELSKYLSRSIFVISVGSNDYLYNYLQPRYCTARRKYDMYTFGDLLMSELEKQLKDLYELGARKIVLFELGPIGCFPMVRKKGEQNARCDEDLNTMLTVFNGKLYYKLTDIASSLVGTTFIIAQTFKLIYDMVENPFEYGLNDATETCCVVEEKGARLCVPGKLPCDERHSYLFWDQFHLTEAANKIVASKCLNESSICTPMGSVEPEGQAASGQPPIFTAFSTLG; from the exons ATGGAGAAGCCCTCTCTGTCCCTAAACTTCCTTCATCTTCTTtgtcttccattttttttgtcccttcAGTCGACTCAAGCTCAGCTGCTATCCGTTGCTCAAACAGTGCCGGCCTTGTATGTGTTTGGGGACTCCATAGTTGACAGTGGCAACAACTTAAATACAGTAGTAAATGCAAGCTATCTGCCCTACGGATATGACTTCCCTTCCCCGGCCTCAGGCAGATTCACAAATGGCAAAACAGTAGCAGATATGCTGG GTTTGTTGCTCAATCTTTCACTCTCCATTCCATTATGGGCTTCTGAAATAGACAAAAGTGGTACAACCATAGAGGGTTTCAACTATGCATCTGCTACTGCTGGTATTCTTCCCGATACTGGATGTGAATTG TGGGGGAACACCTGGGGCATGCAAGAACAGATTGCTTTGTTTAATAAGACAGTTGAAAACTACTTGCCACGGCAAATCAAGAACCCAGAGGAGCTTTCCAAATACTTGTCAAGatctatttttgtaatttctgtTGGCAGCAATGACTATTTGTACAATTACCTTCAGCCACGATATTGCACTGCTCGTAGAAAGTACGACATGTACACATTTGGCGACCTTCTCATGTCGGAATTGGAGAAACAATTGAAG GATTTATACGAGTTAGGTGCTAGGAAGATAGTGTTGTTTGAACTTGGCCCCATTGGTTGTTTTCCGATGGTTAGGAAGAAAGGTGAACAGAATGCGAGGTGTGATGAAGATTTAAATACCATGCTGACCGTCTTCAATGGCAAGCTCTATTATAAGCTGACAGACATCGCCTCCTCGCTTGTGGGCACAACATTCATTATCGCACAAACTTTCAAGCTTATTTACGACATGGTGGAAAATCCTTTTGAATATG GGTTAAACGATGCAACAGAAACATGTTGCGTTGTTGAAGAAAAGGGAGCGAGACTGTGCGTTCCGGGCAAGCTTCCATGCGACGAGAGGCACTCATATCTGTTTTGGGATCAGTTTCATCTGACGGAGGCCGCAAACAAGATTGTTGCGAGCAAATGTCTGAATGAGTCCAGTATTTGCACGCCGATGGGGTCCGTGGAACCTGAGGGGCAAGCTGCATCAGGACAACCACCAATCTTTACTGCTTTTAGTACACTG GGGTGA